In a single window of the Mustela nigripes isolate SB6536 chromosome 17, MUSNIG.SB6536, whole genome shotgun sequence genome:
- the ZNF524 gene encoding zinc finger protein 524 gives MDTPSPDPLPSPLPGEEEKSLALPPPVPRGRRGRRPGGATSSNRTLKATLPRKRGRPTKSGQEPPLAQGVTAPVGGGSGSDLLLIDDQGVPYTVSEGSAAGLPGGSGPKKAPHFCPVCLRAFPYLSDLERHSISHSELKPHECKDCGKTFKRSSHLRRHCNIHAGLRPFRCPLCPRRFREAGELAHHHRVHSGERPYQCPVCRLRFTEANTLRRHAKRKHPEAMGVPLCSPDAGPEPPWDDEGIPATAGAEEEVEEPEEKELA, from the coding sequence ATGGACACCCCCAGCCCAGACCCGTTGCCTTCGCCTTTGCcgggggaggaagagaaatctCTGGCTTTACCTCCTCCTGTTCCCCGGGGACGCCGAGGCCGGCGTCCTGGGGGGGCCACCTCCTCGAACCGGACACTCAAGGCCACCCTCCCTCGCAAGCGGGGCCGCCCCACCAAGTCAGGGCAGGAGCCCCCGCTGGCACAGGGGGTGACAGCCCCTGTGGGCGGCGGCAGTGGCAGCGACCTCCTGTTGATTGATGATCAGGGTGTGCCCTATACGGTCTCTGAGGGGTCAGCGGCAGGTTTGCCTGGGGGCTCTGGCCCTAAGAAGGCCCCGCACTTCTGCCCTGTGTGCCTGCGGGCCTTCCCTTACCTCTCTGACCTGGAGCGCCACAGCATCTCGCACTCAGAGCTGAAGCCGCATGAGTGCAAGGATTGCGGCAAGACCTTCAAGCGGTCCAGCCACCTGCGGCGGCACTGCAACATCCATGCCGGCCTCCGGCCCTTCCGCTGCCCACTCTGCCCTCGCCGCTTCCGTGAGGCAGGCGAGCTGGCCCACCACCACCGTGTCCACTCTGGGGAACGCCCTTACCAGTGCCCTGTCTGCCGGCTGCGCTTCACGGAGGCCAACACGCTCCGGCGCCATGCCAAACGCAAGCACCCTGAAGCCATGGGGGTGCCCCTGTGTTCCCCGGACGCAGGGCCTGAACCGCCGTGGGACGACGAGGGCATTCCAGCAACAgcgggggcagaggaggaggtggaggagccGGAGGAGAAAGAGCTGGCTTGA
- the ZNF784 gene encoding zinc finger protein 784 has protein sequence MGAGPEHKMAAARPDPPSPSSAAPEPRSPETPDVVLVPDDGRPTTPPSDLIEIQVVKVTDTTLVPEPPEPGSLHCALCPAAFRLVSELLFHEHGHLAGAEGGGQGGDPSRCHVCGHSCPGPASLRAHYSLHTGERPYRCPLCPRAFKALAPLLRHQHRHGVEPRTSQRPLEVAASREQRPGVPQERSEVVMAAAAAGAAVGKPFACRFCAKPFRRSSDMRDHERVHTGERPYHCGICGKGFTQSSVLSGHARIHTGERPFRCALCDRTFNNSSNFRKHQRTHFHGPGPGLGVGDSGSQQATGAEGPGSGCGPGNTLEEGQGEGAKVKVEVDQ, from the exons atgggggcggggcctgagcaCAAGATGGCTGCCGCGCGCCCGGATCCCCCGAGTCCGAGCTCAGCGGCCCCGGAGCCGCGATCCCCGGAGACGCCGGACGTG gtCCTGGTGCCTGATGATGGCCGCCCCACCACACCCCCGAGTGACCTCATCGAGATCCAGGTGGTGAAGGTGACAGACACCACGCTGGTGCCTGAGCCCCCGGAGCCAGGTTCCCTCCACTGTGCCTTGTGCCCAGCTGCCTTCCGGCTGGTCTCTGAGCTTCTGTTCCATGAACATGGCCATCTGGCAGGGGCGGAGGGcggtgggcagggtggggaccCCAGCCGGTGTCATGTGTGTGGCCACAGCTGTCCGGGCCCCGCCAGCCTCCGTGCCCACTACAGCCTGCACACAGGGGAGCGGCCCTACcgctgccccctctgcccccgGGCCTTCAAGGCCCTGGCACCTCTGCTGCGGCACCAGCACCGACACGGGGTGGAGCCAAGGACCTCTCAGAGGCCTCTGGAGGTGGCTGCGTCTCGAGAACAGAGACCCGGGGTGCCCCAGGAGAGGTCGGAGGTGGTGATGGCGGCGGCGGCTGCCGGCGCTGCGGTGGGGAAGCCTTTCGCTTGCAGGTTCTGCGCCAAGCCTTTCCGCCGCTCCTCTGACATGCGCGACCACGAGCGGGTGCACACGGGCGAGCGGCCCTACCACTGCGGCATCTGCGGCAAGGGCTTCACGCAGTCCTCGGTGCTGAGTGGCCACGCGCGCATCCACACGGGGGAGCGCCCCTTCCGCTGCGCCCTGTGCGATCGCACTTTCAACAACTCCTCTAACTTCCGCAAGCACCAGCGCACCCACTTCCACGGGCCGGgcccagggttgggggtgggggactctgGCAGCCAGCAGGCCACAGGGGCCGAGGGGCCAGGGAGTGGGTGTGGGCCAGGAAACACTCTGGAAGAAGGGCAAGGGGAAGGGGCCAAGGTGAAGGTGGAGGTCGACCAGTAG
- the ZNF865 gene encoding zinc finger protein 865, with protein sequence MEANAAGSAAGGGGGSGIGGEDGVHFQSYPFDFLEFLNHQRFEPMELYGEHAKAVAALPCAPGPPPQPPPQPPPPQYDYPPQSTFKPKAEAPSSSSSSSSSSSSSSSSSSQAKKPDPPLPPTFGPPPPPLFDAAFPAPQWGIVDLSGHQHLFGNLKRGGPASGPGVTPGLASPTGTPGPLPAPSQTPPGPATGAACDPSKDDKGYFRRLKYLMERRFPCGVCQKSFKQSSHLVQHMLVHSGERPYECGVCGRTYNHVSSLIRHRRCHKDVPPAAGGPPQPGAPLPPLGLPAPVAGAPPTAAPTPVSSGPPAPPPAAAASAAGAATGAATAAEGTGAPAGVGVPPPAAGGGEGPFACPLCWKVFKKPSHLHQHQIIHTGEKPFSCSVCSKSFNRRESLKRHVKTHSADLLRLPCGVCGKAFRDAAYLLKHQAAHAGAGAAGPRPMYPCDLCGKSYSAPQSLLRHKAAHAPPAAPDAPKDAAASVPQPPPAFPAGPYLLPPDPQATDSEKAAAAAAAVVYGAVPVPLLGAHPLLLGGAGTSGAGGSGASVPGKTFCCGICGRGFGRRETLKRHERIHTGEKPHQCPVCGKRFRESFHLSKHHVVHTRERPYKCELCGKVFGYPQSLTRHRQVHRLQLPCALAGAAGLPATQGTPGACGPGASATSAGAADALSYACSDCGEHFPDLFHVMSHKEAHMAEKPYGCDACGKTFGFIENLMWHKLVHQAAPERLLPPAPGGPQPQDGSGSADAASVLDNGLAGEVGAAVAALAGVSGADDASGTAVAGGSGGASSGPERFSCATCGQSFKHFLGLVTHKYVHLVRRTLGCGLCGQSFAGAYDLLLHRRSHRQKRGFRCPVCGKRFWEAALLMRHQRCHTEQRPYRCGVCGRGFLRSWYLRQHRVVHTGERAFKCGVCAKRFAQSSSLAEHRRLHAVARPQRCGACGKTFRYRSNLLEHQRLHLGERAYRCEHCGKGFFYLSSVLRHQRAHEPPRPELRCPACLKAFKDPGYFRKHLAAHQGGRPFRCSSCGEGFANTYGLKKHRLAHKAEGLGGPGAGAGTLAGKDA encoded by the coding sequence ATGGAGGCAAACGCAGCAGGCAGTGccgctgggggtggtgggggcagcgGCATAGGGGGCGAGGACGGGGTTCACTTCCAGAGCTACCCCTTCGACTTTCTGGAGTTCCTCAACCACCAGCGCTTTGAGCCCATGGAGCTCTATGGGGAGCACGCCAAGGCCGTGGCTGCGCTGCCCTGCGCCCCCGGGCCGccgccccagcccccgccccagccccctccGCCCCAGTACGACTACCCGCCCCAGTCCACCTTCAAACCCAAGGCGGAGGCGCCGTCTTCGTCGTCATcctcgtcgtcgtcgtcgtcgtcctcttcctcctcttcctcccaggcCAAGAAGCCCGACCCGCCCCTGCCACCCACCTTcgggcctcccccgccccccctaTTTGATGctgccttccccgccccccagtgGGGCATCGTCGACCTCTCTGGACACCAGCACCTTTTTGGGAACCTCAAACGAGGAGGGCCCGCCTCCGGGCCGGGGGTGACACCGGGGCTGGCGTCCCCCACCGGCACACCAGGGCCTCTTCCAGCCCCCTCCCAGACCCCACCGGGACCTGCCACGGGGGCAGCCTGCGACCCGAGCAAGGACGACAAGGGCTACTTCCGCAGGCTCAAGTATCTGATGGAGCGACGCTTCCCGTGTGGTGTGTGCCAGAAGTCCTTCAAGCAGTCCTCGCACCTGGTCCAGCACATGCTGGTGCACTCAGGGGAGCGGCCGTACGAGTGCGGCGTGTGCGGCCGCACATACAACCACGTCTCCAGCCTCATCCGCCACCGCCGCTGCCACAAGGACGTGCCGCCTGCCGCCGGTGGCCCGCCGCAGCCGGGGGCACCACTCCCGCCGCTGGGCCTGCCCGCGCCAGTAGCCGGCGcgccccccaccgccgcccccaccccggtGTCCTCCGGCCCGCCCGCGCCGCCCCCAGCCGCTGCCGCCTCCGCCGCTGGAGCTGCAACTGGGGCCGCCACTGCTGCGGAAGGGACCGGTGCCCCTGCCGGGGTGGGCGTGCCCCCTCCCGCGGCGGGGGGCGGCGAGGGCCCGTTTGCCTGCCCGCTCTGCTGGAAGGTCTTCAAGAAGCCCAGCCACCTGCACCAGCACCAGATCATCCACACCGGCGAGAAGCCCTTCTCCTGCTCCGTGTGCAGTAAGAGCTTCAACCGCAGGGAGAGCCTCAAGCGGCACGTGAAGACGCACTCGGCGGACCTCCTGCGCCTGCCGTGCGGCGTCTGCGGGAAGGCCTTCCGCGACGCCGCCTACCTGCTCAAGCACCAGGCGGCGCACGCGGGTGCCGGTGCGGCGGGGCCTCGGCCCATGTACCCCTGTGACCTGTGCGGCAAATCCTACTCTGCGCCCCAGAGCCTGCTCCGGCACAAGGCGGCGCacgccccgcccgccgcccctGACGCACCCAAGGACGCCGCGGCCTCGGTCCCGCAGCCCCCGCCGGCCTTCCCTGCGGGCCCCTACCTCCTGCCCCCCGACCCTCAGGCCACGGACAGCGAGAAGGctgcggcggccgcggcggcagTGGTCTACGGCGCCGTGCCGGTCCCGCTGCTGGGGGCGCACCCGCTGCTGCTCGGCGGGGCCGGGACCAGCGGGGCCGGGGGCTCCGGCGCCAGCGTGCCTGGAAAGACCTTCTGCTGCGGCATCTGCGGACGGGGCTTTGGGCGGCGCGAGACTCTGAAGCGCCACGAGCGCATCCACACAGGCGAGAAGCCCCACCAGTGCCCCGTGTGCGGGAAGCGCTTCCGGGAGTCCTTCCACCTGAGCAAGCACCACGTGGTGCACACCCGTGAGCGGCCCTACAAGTGTGAGCTCTGCGGCAAAGTCTTTGGCTACCCACAGAGCCTCACCCGCCACCGCCAGGTGCACCGGCTCCAGCTGCCCTGCGCCCTAGCCGGGGCTGCTGGCCTCCCGGCCACCCAGGGCACGCCAGGTGCCTGTGGGCCAGGTGCCTCGGCCACCTCTGCTGGGGCCGCCGATGCACTGAGCTACGCCTGCTCGGACTGCGGCGAGCACTTCCCCGACCTCTTCCACGTGATGAGCCACAAGGAGGCTCACATGGCAGAGAAGCCTTATGGCTGTGACGCGTGCGGCAAGACCTTCGGCTTCATTGAGAATCTCATGTGGCACAAGCTGGTCCACCAGGCAGCCCCCGAGCGCCTGCTCCCGCCAGCACCCggcggcccccagccccaggatggCTCCGGCAGCGCCGATGCGGCCAGTGTGCTGGACAATGGCCTGGCGGGAGAGGTCGGGGCGGCTGTGGCTGCACTGGCCGGGGTGTCCGGGGCTGATGACGCCAGCGGGACAGCGGtggctgggggcagtgggggggcCAGTTCAGGCCCTGAGCGCTTCAGCTGTGCCACGTGTGGCCAGAGCTTCAAGCATTTCCTGGGCCTGGTGACTCACAAGTACGTGCACCTGGTGCGGCGGACCCTAGGCTGTGGCCTCTGCGGCCAGAGCTTTGCGGGGGCCTACGACCTGCTCCTGCATCGCCGCAGCCACCGGCAGAAGAGGGGCTTCCGCTGCCCGGTGTGTGGCAAGCGCTTCTGGGAGGCGGCCCTGCTGATGCGCCACCAGCGCTGCCACACGGAGCAGCGGCCCTACCGGTGCGGGGTGTGTGGCCGAGGCTTCCTGCGCTCTTGGTACCTGCGGCAGCATCGTGTGGTGCACACTGGCGAGCGCGCCTTCAAGTGCGGCGTCTGCGCCAAGCGCTTCGCGCAGTCCTCCAGCCTGGCGGAGCATCGGCGGCTGCACGCCGTGGCCCGGCCCCAGCGCTGCGGCGCCTGCGGCAAGACCTTCCGCTACCGCTCCAACCTGCTGGAGCACCAGCGGCTGCACCTGGGGGAGCGCGCCTACCGCTGCGAGCACTGCGGGAAGGGCTTCTTCTACCTGAGCTCGGTGCTGCGCCACCAGCGCGCCCACGAGCCGCCGCGGCCCGAGCTCCGCTGCCCGGCCTGCCTCAAGGCTTTCAAAGACCCTGGCTACTTCCGTAAGCACCTGGCGGCCCACCAGGGCGGCCGGCCCTTCCGCTGCTCCTCCTGTGGCGAGGGCTTCGCCAACACCTACGGCCTCAAGAAACACCGGCTGGCCCACAAAGCTGAGGGCCTGGGGGgtcctggggcaggggcgggCACCTTGGCGGGAAAGGACGCCTGA